The Mytilus trossulus isolate FHL-02 chromosome 3, PNRI_Mtr1.1.1.hap1, whole genome shotgun sequence genome contains a region encoding:
- the LOC134710691 gene encoding complement C1q-like protein 3, whose amino-acid sequence MMFIFGLVFCQLMVIATADCSPKLDNAVVEDLLTMLIRYKGGSEFRNYRKLRDIPAFTASLSTSQNINAKDVVKFDKVWTNNGNHYDPNTGIFQAPREGLYHVSTTLMSAAGKLVYAHIWQNEKRTVGLYPGTGFSEATANMVLHLKKGDKVTVRGGGQPDLFSSNDYYCLFSVYLIAQ is encoded by the exons ATGATGTTTATATTTGGTCTTGTTTTCTGTCAACTTATGGTCATTGCTACAGCAGACTGCAGTCCAAAACTTG ATAATGCAGTAGTTGAAGATCTCTTAACAATGTTAATTAGATATAAAGGAGGATCTG AATTCAGAAACTACAGAAAATTAAGAGATATTCCTGCCTTTACTGCATCCTTATCAACTTCTCAGAATATAAATGCTAAAGATGTAGTAAAGTTTGATAAAGTTTGGACTAACAATGGAAACCACTACGATCCTAACACCGGAATATTTCAAGCTCCACGAGAAGGGCTGTATCATGTATCCACCACACTCATGTCAGCAGCCGGAAAACTGGTTTATGCTCACATTTGGCAGAATGAGAAACGGACGGTTGGATTATACCCTGGCACTGGCTTCAGCGAAGCTACTGCTAACATGGTATTACATTTAAAGAAAGGCGACAAAGTTACAGTGAGAGGTGGGGGCCAACCTGATCTGTTCAGCAGTAATGACTACTACTGTTTGTTCTCTGTTTATCTTATAGCACAATAA